A genomic segment from Bacillus cereus G9842 encodes:
- a CDS encoding AAA family ATPase — MIHKLKENIGSVFVGKENVIDLLLVSLLADGHALLEDVPGTGKTLLAKTISKSIGGSFSRVQFTPDVLPSDVTGIEYFNPKTSEFELRIGPVMTNILLADEINRAMPRTQSSLLEAMEERQVTLEKKSTPLPKPFFVIATQNPIESQGTFPLPDAQLDRFLMTISIGYPTPKDELQMMRRFRNDLPLESVTSVISLEDILEAQKRVKEIFVSEPLEHYIIKLAHATRNHDYIANGVSPRATLALVRAVQALAFLHGREYCTPEDIQLLVPSVWNHRIVLSMEGALRTTKNDIMQSILKEVDVPVEIEQA; from the coding sequence ATGATACATAAATTGAAAGAAAACATCGGATCTGTGTTTGTTGGGAAAGAAAATGTTATTGATCTACTGCTCGTTTCACTTCTTGCTGATGGACATGCACTACTCGAAGACGTGCCTGGTACTGGGAAAACGTTACTGGCGAAAACCATTTCCAAAAGTATTGGTGGTAGTTTTTCTCGCGTTCAATTCACCCCTGATGTACTTCCAAGTGATGTAACAGGTATTGAATACTTCAACCCAAAAACAAGCGAATTCGAATTAAGAATTGGACCGGTTATGACAAACATTTTGCTAGCAGATGAAATTAACCGTGCAATGCCGAGAACGCAGTCGAGTTTGTTAGAAGCGATGGAAGAACGACAAGTGACGCTCGAAAAAAAATCTACGCCTCTGCCGAAACCGTTCTTTGTTATTGCGACGCAAAACCCAATCGAATCACAAGGGACTTTCCCTCTTCCAGATGCACAGCTTGATCGCTTTTTAATGACGATTTCAATTGGTTATCCAACTCCTAAAGATGAGTTACAAATGATGCGACGTTTTCGGAACGATTTACCATTAGAAAGTGTCACATCTGTCATCTCATTAGAAGATATTTTAGAAGCTCAAAAACGAGTAAAAGAAATATTTGTTTCGGAACCGTTAGAACATTACATTATTAAACTTGCTCATGCTACAAGAAATCATGATTATATCGCTAACGGTGTAAGCCCACGTGCCACATTAGCTTTAGTACGTGCTGTTCAAGCTTTAGCCTTTTTACATGGGAGAGAATATTGCACACCAGAAGATATACAATTGTTAGTTCCTTCTGTTTGGAATCACCGTATCGTCTTATCAATGGAAGGTGCATTACGTACGACAAAAAATGATATTATGCAAAGTATTTTAAAAGAAGTTGATGTACCCGTGGAGATTGAGCAAGCATGA
- a CDS encoding PadR family transcriptional regulator → MNAKAQKYIPLTEATYYILLSLVKPMHGYGIMQMVEEMTNGEVKLGPGTLYGNTTKLLKEKLIVEVASTDRKKCYELTPFGREVLELEYNRLQRSVKNGNSILGE, encoded by the coding sequence ATGAATGCGAAGGCGCAAAAATATATTCCGTTAACTGAGGCGACATATTACATACTGTTATCACTAGTGAAACCAATGCACGGATATGGAATTATGCAAATGGTAGAAGAGATGACAAATGGGGAAGTAAAGCTTGGTCCTGGTACTTTATACGGGAATACGACGAAGTTACTAAAAGAGAAGTTAATTGTTGAAGTTGCCTCTACAGATAGAAAGAAGTGCTATGAGTTAACGCCGTTTGGGAGAGAAGTGCTGGAACTGGAGTACAACAGATTACAGCGGTCTGTAAAGAATGGAAACAGTATATTAGGGGAGTGA
- a CDS encoding DUF2812 domain-containing protein, whose product METKKIFKPFAVWSLEKEEAYLRKMHQQGWALQKYNVMYRFKKTEPKDVVYKADFRLEYKDSTEKQKEYIEIYEMCGWKHVTSFAKWNYFCKEVEEENELPDIYSDKETKIQKLVELIQFVAIMFVMLIPVLYLCFLGVSESGLYKGMVGFLVCIYLYAFINLFRKIKKLKKEIF is encoded by the coding sequence ATGGAGACAAAGAAGATATTCAAACCTTTCGCAGTATGGAGCTTAGAAAAAGAAGAAGCGTATTTACGTAAAATGCATCAACAAGGCTGGGCGTTACAAAAGTATAACGTAATGTATAGGTTTAAGAAAACTGAGCCGAAAGATGTAGTATATAAAGCAGACTTTAGATTAGAGTATAAGGATTCGACAGAAAAACAAAAAGAATATATCGAAATATATGAAATGTGTGGTTGGAAACATGTAACGAGTTTTGCGAAGTGGAATTACTTTTGTAAAGAAGTAGAAGAGGAAAATGAGTTACCTGATATTTATTCAGACAAAGAAACGAAGATACAAAAACTTGTTGAATTGATACAGTTCGTTGCAATTATGTTTGTAATGTTAATTCCAGTGCTTTACTTATGTTTTCTTGGAGTATCAGAATCAGGATTATATAAAGGTATGGTAGGGTTTTTAGTTTGTATATATTTATATGCGTTTATTAATTTATTTAGGAAGATTAAAAAGTTAAAAAAGGAAATATTTTAA